The DNA window AGATGCTATTCACtaagttagtagaaagaaaggCAGATGGTTGTAGATTAGTTCAAGTGGTCAGACAATGAAGGAAACTTTGACTGAAAGGCTATGACTCACTTGTCAGAAAATTTATTGGCCTCTCCTCAGACCATGCCTTTTCAAGACTTTGCATCTTTGCTGACCTGTTACCTTGGGAAGAGTTGCCCCTACTTTCAAGTCTCTAGCTCAAGCACTTGTCCTATATGAAGCCAGTCTTTCCTGACTTCTCTAGAAAGAGCTATTGTCTCATTCTTTACTGAATCTGCTGTATCTTGTGCCTTTATTTTAGCACCTAGTATATTGAGCTGAAACTGTTGGTTTGCATTCTTCTTTAACTTTAAGGATTTTGCTTCTTTAAAGTAGCAGTcactttattttccatctttttgtctCTAATACCACATGTACTGCTTGTtttacagtaatttttattttaaatgtgtgatGAAATTTTTCAGTGTAAAACATCCTGGTGAAAGTTGAAATTATATATGGCTTATCCAAATGTCTCACCTAtattagaatcagacatggatgtTTGAGTTATAGAGTTTTCCACATCTTTATTTGGCTATTTGAGACCATGCATATAAAAGTTGCATCTGAACAATTTTTGGAATTGCTGCATACAAATGGTTAATAACATAGATTCTTAGACTGCTGGGGTCTGAGTCTAAGCTTTGTCCCTTCAGACTTCTCTCTGCTCTGGCTTCTTCATTTGTATAGTGGATTTAAATTTGAGTCTAATAAGATGGTGATAATTAAATGGTAGGGAGATAATACATGGAAATTGTTTGCATAGTCCTTTAAATAAAGTGAGTTTAAAAACTTctcaataaatgtgaaaaatcatGATTTGCATTTTGTAGTTGATTGTTTATAAAGCTTAGTGTAACAACTTTTATGGATTAGGTGTTCCAGAAGCAGAGGCTAAAGAAAAGTTTATTGTGAGggagagaaatatttattagatTCTCACCTATaataggaaggaggaaaaagcaaTTTGGGGCAGAGGAAGAAAGTGAGTTTATAGTGTAAGTCAGCATGGTGTCCACTGCTCTGGAAGGGAGCTCGGAAGTGAATGTTGTGAGGCAGAGGGTCTGGCTTTGGGCAGAGCTGTAGGCCTCCTCTGCCCCACCTCACTCAGTACCAGATGTCCCTGGTCCTGGAATGGAGAGCAAGGCCTTGAGCAAGTGGCTTTTTGCAGCAGACCATGAAGTTTCTGACAGCTGGATGCTGTCTGCCACCCCCATTTCCTGCAGCCTATCTTGAAGGATCCCAGAAACTAGTATTAGCACATTTCTACAGCTCTAGCGGACCTACATACTGTATTGTGAATGAAAGAAACATTGTACTTTAAATAATGAATTTCAGAACTTTTTCaatttgttgaaagaaaatactAATACTTTATTCACTGTTTTTGCTGGTATTTCTATCTTCAGAGAGTTGTTtctataaaaatcttttaaaaataatcactaaCAAGAATTGAAAACAATAATGTGTTTTTCAATGTCTGTTACTACAAGAGGGCTTcatggtggctcaggtggtcaagaatccacctgcaatgcgggtgacctaggttcagtcctgggttgggaagatgccctggaaaagggaatggctacccactcctgtattcttaactggagaatccccatggacagaggagtctctggggttgcagagtcacacgtgactgagtgactaagcacactcTACCTGTGATGACATACGAAAGATTTTCAGTGAAcaaatatccaaataaaaattaacattttatttcacttattttgcttgcttcccccacccccagatccaTTTTCACACTTCTTCCCttcacttttcttctgttttgcttctttccttcctttcttcatctcCCACAGTCATTGTAATTCTATCTTGCTTAGTTTCCAAGTTCtacaatttttttcagtttattttctcacagaaaCAAGTATCAGAATGTCTCATTTTTGTTCCTGAGTTATACTGGCTTGCAGgaaaattctatttatattttaatgttcttCATTTACTGTTGAAGTTTGTCATGGTCCTGCTTTAAGTGACCTTGGTGTTTCTAGTAACTGAATTTGTTGTAAGTTTCCCTTCAACAGCAGCAGAAATGTTTTTGgcccaaaaataaacaaaagaaaaattgtataCACAGAAAATAACAGGTTTTAGAGACCAAATCCTTTTcgacattgtagtggttttgggaAAGTTCAGAGTAAATTATTCAAGGCTACTTTCTACTTGGATCtaacttctttcttttgaatataGTCAAgctttttagtaatttttctataaacagtgtccaaaaatatatttttaaagactccaTTTGAATGTATGGTTTTGATTGGATTGCAAAGATTAAATCTAGAAAATATTCTTTAGAATAGAAATATGAAAGCGATTGCATTACCCCCAGAggctaaatatttttttctttaatacttgCAAACTGAAAGTAAATTGCAAGCACATTCTTACCCtgatttcaatgctgttctctggaaacatAGTATTTAGTGTATTTCTTTTGCAAATCAACATATGGGGctcaatttataaatatttttctttaaaacttaaatcatagaggttaaaaaaaaaaaaacaaaaggaaatgtatAAAACCCCTTTCTCCCCAAAGAGCTGCATAATATTGCTTCTTGAAACATTGGGCTACAAGAAACATTTGCATTTAGTAAGCTGCTTTATTTATAGGTACAGAACTGCAACCTTTCATCCTCGTCTAGTAGTTTATTTTAAATCTAGAagatttacaaaacaaaagtaaGAGAAACATGTgttaagcaataaataaatactgcTAGTGAGCTTCTGTATTCTTTTAGCATTACactattttcatcattttgacACAAAGATGTGTTTTGCAGGGAGGGAAAGCACATTTTGAAATAACTAGTTAAGAAAGGGTTGAAAAACTGGTAacaaaaagaagggaaatggTTTAGATTTCCTTTATACTTAAGGTCATATACAGGTCATGTTTAACACAGATtccattttcatgtattttaataaaatctgtaTAGGAAATTCAAACAACAGTTGTGAAAAGAATTTGATCTAAAGGAGCTAAACTAAGTTAAGTGTCACTTTAACATTAAACTTGTAGTgataaataagcaaacagaagaaaaaaaattctccttcaaatcaaaaagcagaaatatttgcTCCCTAGCTACTCATGTGAGAGAAATATTTGATAGTGTTGGCCTTGTAACAAGACGTCCTAGGCTTGGCGTACACCAAAGGTTGTAAATTAAAAACCAATGCATATATTTCATTTAGGAAcactcagtggctcagtggtaaagaatccacctgccaatgcaggagccgtgggtttgatccctgggttgggaagatcccctggaaggaaaaaatggcaacccactccagtattctggcctgggaaatcccacggacagaggaacctggcaggtcacagtccatagagtcaccaagagttgtacatgactgagcacacacgtccATACTTGTCCAGAGTAATTGGGGAGAAAGAGTTACACATGTAAGATTGTCTTatccttgaaattttttgaaatcgTGAGGCAGGAAGTGAAGTTGTACTGATCActattcatttcttctctttgttttcataCTTTCTCAGAGAGATGACATTTACTCCTTTAAAACTTAGCTATCATTCTTGGAATAAAATGCTGGTCAGGGTCTTACTTAGAAAGCTGCCTCCTGTCCTCATACCTATTTAAGACACATATTGtatctctatgtataatatcttatTATGCCAGGAAGAGCATACTTGCAGCTTCAAGTGCAATGTCAGGCTTCAAGGATGAAATGGCTCACATTTTGCTTAGACATAGCATTAAGAATCAGCTCCCTATCCCCACCCCCATGTGTGTTATTCTGCTTATTTCTCTAATTTACACAACTATTTTCTTTTGCATcttgtaaaatgtaaaataattcaaaagaggTTCTAAGTGAACAGCAGAACGTCTGCAGCCCAACAGCTGAGTATTGCATATATGAGTCAGTATGTAATAATTCGCCTGAATATATAGATAGACCATTATGGGAGTTGTTAAGGTTTGTGTCATGTCCCTGTAATAATTACTGAAGGCCTAATTCAGACCAGCTTTCctccagaaaattaaataaaggagTACTGGATATACCATGCATCGGAGAGATTAGTCAATTCTCTTTGCAGAGCAGTGACCTTTGTATCCCCTCTATTAACGAGCGGGAAAGATTTAACTTCACTGCACGTGCCCTTGTAGTTTCCGGCCATTATTTAAAACATGTCAAAATGAGTTCAGTAACTCTTCAGTCATTTTTAACCTCACCTGTTCCTCAATCAAGCATTTCAGGcccaccttttctttttcttttcttttctttttttaaaatcaaacccAGATAGCTACTTGGAGTTTCTATCATGCATAATTCTGTAAGAGTCTTGGAACTTCACACCACTTGAAGTTCAGTAAAATACCTATACTGCTTGTCAACTAGGAAGTGAATATATACACTGATACTTGCCTTGGAGGTCACTGTGTGTCTAGTATTTTGTGACTTAATTGCATGCTGAATGTAGGCTTGAATCGGTTAGGAAAAAAGATGAATGCAGACTTACAAGGTAATCTTTTACCCTCCACATTATATTTCACTTAAGTGGTAGTCAACATGCAACCCTAATTGACAGTCAAATCAAAACTCCGTTGACTGTAGATACATGCATATTGCCTAATTGTATAATTCACATAATAGCTTCATGCAAAATTCAAGGTATAAGTACACTTCCTAAGGATGGAATTGCTGAGCATAAATCAATGACTTTTTTGATCTTAAAAAGTTCATGTATTCATTGACTTGTGACTTCATGGGCCAGTTAATTACTATATTTCAGCAATAATTAGGTTAATGGACATATAAGCACCAGAACAGATATGGAACcccttatttttttattgacatacaattgatttataatattatattagtttcaggtgtacaacatgattcaGTATTTATACATGATTGAATGATCACCACTATAAGTCTACTTACCATCTGTTAccattcaaatttatttatttttttttactatattctctgtgctgtatatGACATccctgacatttattttataactggaagtttgtaccacttaatctgcttcatttattttattcatcttcctgccctcttcttttccaatcacTAGTTCATTCTCAGAATATTAGTCTTtagttttattgtattttccttttgttttttagattctacatataagtgaaaatatacatggtatttgtctttctctgtctgacttatttcactcagcataatatcCTTTAGGCCTGTGCATGTCTACACAAATGGCaagacattatttttatggcttagtaatattccattgtatatgcatgtgtgtgtatgtgtgtatatagatatatacacaacATCTTCATTCACTTATCTATTGATAGTCATTTAGGTGgcatccatatcttggctgttaaaaagcaatgaaaaacagGATactttgaattagtgttttctttctttctttcttttttttttcagataaatagaAGTGTAATTGctgaattgtatggtagttctatttttactgttttgagGAAAGCCCATACCattttcatagtggctataccagtttaaaTTTTCACCAGCAATGCACCAGGGTCCCCTTTCCCTTACATTCATGTAAACACctgttatttttgtctttttggtaaTTATTAAGCCATTctgatgggctttcctggtgactcagacaataaagaatccacctacaatgcaggagacctgggttcagtccctaagttgggaagatccccatggaggagagcatggtaacccattcctgtattcttgcctggagaatccccatggacagagtagcctggaaggctatattccatgtggtcgcaaagagtcgggtacaactgagtgactaaacatacacacacatgtcatTCTGAcggatgtgaagtgatatctcatggttttgactcatatttccctaatgattagtgattttgagcatttttatgtgcctgttggacatctacatatcttctttggaaaaatatctatttgtaTCCGCTGCCcacattttttcatttcacagcAACTTATGATAATATAGATACttcatttcaaattcaaaataatgTTAATGTCTTGCAAAATCCAAGGAAATTTCTTAGTGTAACCCAAACTACAATATGATAATATAAATTTACTTCCAATTTCTATATATCTTTTTAGCACTGTCCCTGTTTTAAACATAATACTGTGGAATCCATTagataaaagaataataatgtatttttttttaacagatctATTCTTTATTGTCACTTCTATTAACAATATGAGTGTCACTGTTGACAGCACTTCCTGAGGGGGGTGCTCAGCCAAGTCTATTGAAGCAGGAGCCAGAGAGGGGGCTAGTGACCCCCTGAACCAGGAGCTCTGGGGCCTTGAGGCCTGGGTCTTCCATCTGAGGTCTCTGCacggggagggggtggagaggaggtAGGCTGGACCCCTGAAGACTCAGGCTTTTTCCCCTAGGAGGAATTCAGCCTATTTTCcccctggagaaacaggcaggaCAGGCTTGGCTGGGTGAGGAAGGGCTTACCCTTCCTGAGCTGAGGCTGAGTGGGGGCCCAGGGACACCCCACATCTGCCACATAGCTTCTTGGGCTGCACATTTTTCCTGGGCACCAGCCAGCAGCTGGAGCACCGGGTGCCATATTTCTTGTACCTGATACCACAAGTGTTGCAGAGAGGGGTACCATCTTCAGCATCTCTCCATAGAGGGGTCCTCTCAGTCCTACAGGAAGCACAGCGGCGGGGTGCCAGGGCCTCGCTGCCTCCCGGGTTGGCCTCTGGACCTCTGGCAGGGCCTGGAGCAGGAGGCTCTGGAGAACGGCTGCTGCAGGCCAGGCTGTAACTGGGTATAATCTGTAGGCTGGAATCCGGCTTAATGTGAAACTTCAGGGTCACCCCCTCAAAGAGAGGGTCCACTTTTTCAGTGCTCCGCTGGGGGTTTGATTGCTTCCGGGGCCTCCTCTGTGGTTGGGCTGGAGGAGTCGGGGGAGCCCGTGGGGGCCCCAGGTTGGGGCTCTGCTGGTTGGCTGGGGTCAGCATGTTCTTGACATCCTTGGCTAGAGGTGAGGGTCCCGGGATCTCCAGGGCCTTCGGCTCCCCGTAGGGCCCTAGGGCCTGGGTGTCCCTGGGGGTCTGGGCTAGCTCCTCTGTTGTCtcttggttaaaaagaaaatcattgtaaataataatgtatttacaatgattttctttttaaccatttgtgaaataaacttaatttacaatgtattaatttcaggtatatagcaaggtgattaagttttatatatatatatatatatatatatgtatacacatttatatgtttgtgtgtatattgcacatatatatatatacgtgtggagaaggcaatggcaccccactccagtactcttgcctggaaaatcccatggacagaggagcctggtaggctgcggtccatgagatcactaagagtcggacatgattgagcgactttgctttcacttttcgctttcatgcattggagaaggaaatggcaacccactccagtgttcttgcctggagaatcccagggatgggggagcctggtgggctgctgtctatggggtcgcatggagtcggatatgactgacgtgacttagcagcagcagcatacacatgtatatgttttcagattcttttccattatagattattacaagatattgaatataatttcctcatgccatatagtaggtccttgtttttatgttttatatatagtagtgtgtatttgttaGTCCCAAACTCATAGTTTATCTCCCTGCCACCCACCctgctatcccctttggtaaccataaatttgtttcctatgtctgttactctagttttgttttgtaaatgagttcatttgtatcattcttttagattccacataattcaattcagttcagttgctcagttattctgactctttgcgacgccatggactgtagcacgccaggcttccccgtccttcaccaactcccagaatttactcaaacacatgtccattgagacagcaatgccatccaaccatctcaacctctgtcatccccttctcctcccactttcaatctttcccagcatcagggtcttttcaaatgattcagttcttcacttcaggtagccagagtattggagcttcagcatcagtccttccaaagaatattcaggactgatttcctttaggacggacaggttggatctccaagggactctcaagagtcttctccaacaccacagttctaaaacat is part of the Odocoileus virginianus isolate 20LAN1187 ecotype Illinois chromosome 5, Ovbor_1.2, whole genome shotgun sequence genome and encodes:
- the LOC110128007 gene encoding GATA-type zinc finger protein 1-like; translated protein: MVKRFSTVRDTQRGSQSYMKKKKGSREIEVTRRRRGGIKSGESSLASPSSSGDQVIGQRTLPKCSASHRLPGPRRSVSWVRSYISGVPRLSSGDLISGCDPSDGCQLSRIPGRLETTEELAQTPRDTQALGPYGEPKALEIPGPSPLAKDVKNMLTPANQQSPNLGPPRAPPTPPAQPQRRPRKQSNPQRSTEKVDPLFEGVTLKFHIKPDSSLQIIPSYSLACSSRSPEPPAPGPARGPEANPGGSEALAPRRCASCRTERTPLWRDAEDGTPLCNTCGIRYKKYGTRCSSCWLVPRKNVQPKKLCGRCGVSLGPHSASAQEG